In Acipenser ruthenus chromosome 1, fAciRut3.2 maternal haplotype, whole genome shotgun sequence, the genomic stretch GTCATGTCGTCCTTGTGTCTGTACCATAAGCAGCTGCTTCTCAATATGTTGAGATATATGTATGAAGATTACAGTTTTTCAGCTATTCAAAATAAGGACTATAATAGACCTTTTTCTTATTCAGACACCTGTTTTTGCAGTTTTGGAAATAAGGTGCATCAGGAAATTCACAGTTTCAGAGAACACAAAATGACAGACAGGCGTTGTGTTCAGTCTTGCAGAGTAAATGCATACTCAGTTCCTAATTTCTGCATCTGCCTAAAGAATCTACATTGCTTATCATGCCAAAGTACAGCTATCGGATGCATTAACAAAATGGTCAGTCACAGAAGTTGTGATGCGTACAGCCACTATAGATGCTCTTGTTCCTACCAGAATTATAGTTGTGCTGCCACCACTGCAACAAACCCTCCATTTACACGTCTGAAAATGTGTAATCAGTTGGAAGCCAACAATGATTGCTGTAGAAGAAGCCCATCTCCTCCTCCATTATCGCCCATAGCAATTGACAATACTGATAAATACGGAGAAAGGAGCACAAGTTGTCCAGTGTTAGTTCACAACAGAAGTGAAATTAGTAGTAATCTGTCTCCATCCCATTTACCACATGACAAGGAAAGTAATGTTGATTTCCTAACCGATGTCCATGAGAAAAAGTCAAATAAAGAGACAAACCGTACTCCTCAACCTGAGGGTAAAATACAGCCAGCTAATGAGGAGGGTGATGCATGTTCAGAATACCCTGAGGAACAGTTAGAACAAACTGAAAGTGGATCTTTGATTCATGATCTAATGGAgagaataaataaaaagctgaaaccACTGGAAAAAGAATCAAGTCTAGCAAATTTAGCTGCTAATGAAAATGtagaagaaaatgaaaatattcaTTTAGGAGACATTATAACAGCTATTCTGCAAAAAGACAATGGTAAGAATGATTATAATTTAAAGGAGCTTCTTATTCAGCATGAGCAATGtgtggaaaataaaacaattcagacACATTTCTGCAGAAGGCACTCTCTTGACTTGCCCTCTTCACGTCGTCAAGCGTTACAGATTAAAAGAGAAATTGCTAGTCATGACCAGTCTTTTGTCAGGAGAAATCCAGCAGtggaaagaaatgaaaaaaaaactgacaataaaTCTTCACTTGCACCAAGCATGGAAACAATGTCTTTAATTTCTGATCCTGAAAATGTTTCTGCTAAAAATGGACAACCTGCTAATGACAAACAAGTTCCATTCTGTGAGCTGCCATCATTGGGTGATCCAGTAAAAATGTCACCATATGAATCAAGTTATTCAACCACAGAAAGTCATCCAGAGATGTCAATAAGCACTGTAACCTTGGAAACACCACATAAAAGTGGTGATGTAAATGCAGTTGAAGACAAGCAAAAAAACGTAGAAGCAAAGGGCACTTTCAAACCTGAAAATGTTGGTGGTTCAAGAAGAGCTCAAAGAAATATTGTTCCACCTGAACGGCTTTCCATGTATGTTACAGAGCCTAGAAAGATGTATCTTGCTGCTTGCTTTCCGGAAAGCCTTTTCATTCAAAAATCCCCTAAAGTTAAAAGAAATTCTCTAGCTTGTGGGAGTAATAGTGCAGCCACAAATGCACCTTGTAATGGAATTTTCACCCAGTGGAAGGATCAGATTAAAAATTGTGAAGCTGCAAATGTGACTCCAGGTTTAATCAAGCAAGCTCTcccagaaaatgtgcctttgaaTCTTTGTAACAGATTAACACGGAGAAATAAAGTTAGGGAACCAGCTGTGCCAAAAGAGGCTAACGCTTCAAAATCTTCAAGTATTACATGTAATGAAAAGGATGGCACAAAACAGTGTGCACAGAAAAGGAAAAGGCATTTTGTTTCCAGTTCATCAATACTTTTGAGATCTTCTGTCACCCATGTTAAAGAAAACGCACAGTCAAATTCTAATAGTACTGAAAGTTCAGAGAATTGTTCATCCATCACCAATTCCAGTTCATCTATAAGCAAAACTGATCTCCAGACTGTGTCCGATTCATTTGAAAATAATTCTTTGCTTACCTATACTAGTCCAATAAGACTGATGTATTTTTCTCAAATAAACAGTTCTGATGGGGTGAAATACAAATTAACTTCTTCGTTTTCTAATACCAGTAAGGAAGGTGGTTCACTTAGCCCATGCTTTGAAAGTGTAGTAAATGGTGAAGAAGCAAATGTATTGCAAGAAACAAGGAATGATGAAAAGGCCATGTACTCACAAAACTGTGAAGCTGGCAATGATGGGGTAGGCACTAATAAAGATGTGTATGCTACTGAAGCAGAGAGAGCACTGTCTAGTAATGAAAAGAACTCCGAGTGTGATGatcaaaaagagaaagaaaaccaTCCAGGTGCTCATGTAGAGAAGAAAGACTTTGTTCTTAAAAGAAAACCTGGTCGACCTAAAAAACTAGGCCCACAAATTGAACAACGGGTGAAGAGACCAATTGGTAGACCACCAAAACATAAGAGGGAGTGCTGTGAATCTGTTTCTAGTAAGAGTGATGCTGTAGACAATAGCAGTGCTGATTGTTCACTGGCCAAAGACTATGAATGCAATAACAAGACTATCAAAGTCACTGTGGTCTATGGGCGATCTAGAAGAATAAAGCGGCTTGTGTCTGAAGGTGATGATAATATTAGTAAAGATACAGATTTTCAAAATGACTCCTGTGAAAACCAAAGAGAAAATGAGGATTCAGAGGCAGATTTAGAAGAACCTTACAGAAGTGATCACTCCAACCAAACCAGTGAAAAGAAGGTGGAAGACAATCACTTTGACTTTGTAAGGCCTGTAACAGACAAGGACGGTGCGCCCCGCTCTAGCAGCAACATTATTTGTCAAAATCAAAAGGTTATGGCTGCTATGAGAAAGCCAGGACGACCTGCAAAGGTAAAAATTTCAGGCATCTCTGTAACTGTTAACACAGTTTCCCCAAAGCAAAGGAAAATTTGTATTTGCAGGGAATTGTCAGATGTGCTTGATGAGGAATCTGAGCCAATCAAACTGGAATTTGATGACAATCAAAGTGCCACAAAAGAGCAGGCAGTTAAACTACCTTCAAGTGACAATAGTGTAGGCCAGTTAGAGAATGAAGACAAAAaagtaagaaacaaaaaaaaccctgtactGCCTGTGAGGTATTCCAACAGAGTCAGGAAACCTTCAATACACTTCCTGCACTCTGTGGCAACGTCTAGTGCATTCTCTCATAGTAATGCCTTGCTACTCAAATCTcgaaaactgctgttaaacaaAGCTGATAATGAAACTACGAGACATCGTCTGGCAAGCCTTGAAGTACCAAGCAATGATACCTCAGAAGTTACATCTTTAGAGACCGAAAATAAAAATCCTCTCACTGAACAGGTTAATTTTAGCCATGTATTTGAATTGCCAGCCAATTCAATTTTTGCATCAAATGCAGCTCTCAGGTGGTGGTCTATCTCAACTTCAAGGGACCATTTACAAGAGGAGCTGCACAGGAGATTTCAGCAAATAACAAACAGTTGGCACTCGGTTGATATTGGAGAACTGGGAAACGAACAAAGAGAAAGGGAAAGCACAGTCCAAGACAGGACATGGGCAATGCCAAGAAGTGAACTTCAAGAAAACCAAGTGTCGGCagttaaaatgttatttcagAAACACTGTGATATGAATAAACTTTCTGCTTGGTTCATGCAAACCACAGAAACACAGTCCTTGGCCATAGTAAGAAAGACAAATGCCTGTAATCCTTCCAAAGTTCTCCATTATAAATGCACCAGAGCAGCAAACAGAGCTGGTATCTGCCCCAATCCATTAGCAGAATGTTTAAGCAAACGCATAAAAAAATTTGCACAGGCATCTCCTACAAGTCCTGCAAGACATTTTCAGATGCAGGACACAATGAGAAAGAGGAGATTACATGTTAGGAGAAGACTGTTGTTAGGCAAACAGGGCACCACTACATCAACGATcttgaacaagcaaacaaaaacatttggagAAAACACAATGCGTAGAAATGAAAAAGATCCTTGGAGAAGAAAGTCCAAATTCATGTACAGAGCTATAATCTATAAGAGACTGGCGAGAAGAAAAAACACCCTAGCTCTGCCCCTTGTTAAAACTTCTCCAGATATCCAAACGGAAAACCATGAAACAACACAGTTGTTTCCAGACACAATGCCATCTTCCTTTATAGGAATCCAGAGTCATTCACTAAACTTGTCAACCACCACTGGGAAATTGAATAtccagcagcaacagcagagcaCAACAGAAGAGCTTGACCCTGAAGAGAAAATCTGTACAAATAGATGGAGCCCAGAAACCTTCAAGGAATGTAGGGTGTTTCTGACAAAACTCAACCCtccagaaaaacagaaaaacagcaacaTTCAGTCACAAAATCCAGTTTTAGATAAATCTGTTAAAGCTGGCAGCAGCAAGACAGATTGTGCAATTGAAGAAAGTAATTTGTGCACTGTGAAACTGTATGACGTTCTCTCTGCAAGTAAATGTGTGTTTCCTGTCAATAAAGAAAGAGAAGACCAAACAAGCAAGTTAGAAAATGAGACTAGCAGAAAAAAAGTTGCCTCTGAAGGAACAAGACATTCTCCAAAAAGGAATGTAATTTGTAAGCAAACAAATAATGATGAGCCATTGTGCGACAAATCAAATAGAAACTTTGAAACTGGAACGATAACTATGCTAACAAGAAAAAGAACAAGCCTCAACACGCGTCTTGAAGAAGCTGCAAAAAAGAGAAGACAATCTTTGAATGGATGGCCATCAGGAAGGAACTCTCATTGGTTGTTAGGTAAGATCAAAGCATTGTTGTTTATGGGGAGGGATCAGGCTCTGGAATTAGGACCAGGGTTTCTGACTCGTACCATTACGACACTGATTTAATGACCttcccattttttttaaagagaaaattccATGTTATGTAACACAATGAGACATGGATAGTGATTACGTTATATTACTTGTTCTacttttgttaaattaacagaaGTTCTTGTCCTtacaaaaaataggagttaattaaaggctgAAGTAAATGCGTTGGGAATAGAGCCCGTATGCCTATTGTGTAGTCAAAAGTTGCCGAAGACTACCACACTTGAGTTTGATGAAAGGGGTATTGTTAAACTGCAATAGGTTTAAATTATCTAAATTGATTTAATATTTTCTAAAAACATTTGCCTTCTATAAGATGGGGGGTCTTTAAAACAGACTGCTAATCACTTTTATCTGTACCACCAATATGCTGATAGATAAAACATACATTTAGGGTCTCATGCAGTTTCATATTTAACTGATCCAAAATGGAATTACAACTGGCCAGACAAGGTGggtattttgaatttgaattgtgtGCATGATACACATCACATGACAGTGAAAACACAGGTCATCTAaacttcttttgttttaattctaatcttgttttgttattattgtttgaaaATCACAAAGAAATGTAATGTGAATGTATATCAGGGAAGGAGCACCAGGATGTGGAAGAACAggacaaaaaaatgcatttaatactAACACAAAGGCAAACGATGCACAGAAAAAACTAGCACGTTTTCAAAGAGGAAACAGGCATGAACATTGTAACATAAAATAGTAGCAGAAAGGCAAAGGGCGATTGACTAACAAGGTACAGCAATGTAAAGTAAATTACTTTGTGAGGTCTGTTTTGGTAGGTGACTATCCCTGTACAACGTCATAAATTATTACTGGCCTGTTAGCATATCTCACACAAAAGCAACACAAAGATGTTTGTATCAAagactgaggggtagatgtactaaagtgttgcggctgtcgcaataatcgcaaaccagttgcaaacgagtcagaagtctagggtgaaatgtactaaacaagcgcaatgctgttagtgaCTTCTTAGGGCATGCTTTGCGGCAGCGTTTTTTCTTTGctgttcaaccttagatgaatatgtaattatgggcgttcctgcataaattctcAAAAATAGGGtagagatagtgcaaatgagggttctcaaatattataatgagatgtactaaagctgccagcAATTGCAActcttacaattgcatcaatttgttaagaacctttggaagcacgttttaaacagtcgcaattagcaaacctttaaccctttgcggtccatttattcagcacgtctcaggtgtgtcaggtccaatttattttcgcacgcgcagtttattttagacgtgctgtttaaaagtattttttttcacagtaaaacaggtttaaaaggcactgcatatcaacaggacactcagtactgcatctccagctccgccccaccccttgttcgctgtattttgcacatacctcttcatagtcatgcatacctcTTCAAagtcattgtttttttactgtaacatctcaaaaagctctgcaaatgtccatgatattctttgagcgctggatgcggaagcagctatcttgatTGTTTATGGCCATGtcatctctgtggtgccggggctatgtgtattgctcagatctgccccccctttttttcggctcctatcagtcttaCTCAGCTATTGagtagttttctcggctttttccggagaaaaaacaactagagacctgtgctttacgtctttttgatgatgtcggacaaggtccgacataggaccgcaaaggattcaaaagcagtatgaaaaacactatcccctaaccaCGGCCGCTGTGATTTGAGCAAGAAAGGAGACATTGTCTTCAGCAAGAACGAGTGATTTGTAGaatgagaagagaaagggtatttcGTACCCACATTACCCTCTTCaatttaaatgaagaccaaattaagcacaggtACAGACCTGGCAGGCACataattcttgagctgctgtctgacttaaaagatgacctggagcctgtcacccagagaagccatgctatccctgcaaactattgtccaccctgcattatcttgcctctgggtccttttagtggactgtggcagctgttgctggcatttcccagtccgctttttcttgtgtgttgtgTGGTGATAAAAGTTATGATAAAGTCATTGTAACATAAATCGTTAAGCTATCTCGAgacaaataaacatgtatttggatactaTCTCAAGACACAAGCCCCCAATTATGTATAAACAATACCTCACTATAAATGATCTAGGGCAGGGGTGGGCAAAGTTTTAGGACTGAGGGCCACATCAGGGTATGGAAATTGTATGGCGGGCCATATAAATGTATacttaacaaacaaaccaatcatgttcaaacagacacaaaacaatttTGTGGTAAAATCATCATAAAATAGCATCATTGAGTTGTCTTTTGATTTTACATGCTCAGTTATGTTGCCCCTGTCTCAACACAAATGATGTGCATCGGTCACAATTCTCAGTGTACTGCACTACATACGTTTGGTAGTTTTCCTGTTTATTGCTATAATGAGCTTTTTTGAACCATCaatgtttctttattaaactgTTGCAATGACCAAACATATTCAAACAATTCTAGCTTAAAAGTAAACCACAAAGCAATGTTGTTGTTAATTGATTTAACTCTGAAGAACagttattaaaataaagataGATATTGGGGGAAACATAcgaccttattattattatagatatatcatcataaaaatgcattacaagaaaaaaggaaacaaaacatacCCCCTTTTTTTCGCTCTCTTTGCTGTTAATGTGAACAATGCAGTTGGTCGCCCTTCTTTACGATAGCATCAAAGTCTGGTGCTGTCCTTGTTGTTGAAATCCGCAAAACAGAGCTGAGATGCTGGTCAGTTAACTGGGATCTGTAGCGAGATTTGTTGAAATTCAGTAGTGAAAATGTTTGTTCGCACACATAGGTGGAGGCGAACAACATAAGAATTGTCTGGGCTACGTTGCGGATATTTGGGAACTTTGTTTCATTCAAAGAGGCATAAAACTTGTCCAGTGTTTGTGAATGGTACTTTTCCTTCACAGTGGAGTCGCACTGGAGTTCGATGAGCTCCAGTTGTAATTCTTCTGGTGCTTTCTCGTAGTCAAATGAAAGTGGACATGACACCAGCTCCAGTGTCTTCTCGATCTTCTCAAAGTCAGAGAATCAACGAGAAAATTCTCCATGCAGGTCACTCAGAATGTTGCTGTACCTGTCTGCCCGCTCCGACGACACTTCCaaacatttacagtgccttgcgaaagtattcggcccccttgaactttgcaaccttttgccacatttcaggcttcaaacataaagatatgaaactgtaattttttgtgaagaatcaacaagaagtgggacacaatcatgaagtggaacgaaatttattggatatttcaaacttttttaacaaataaaaaactgaaaaattgggcgtgcaaaattattcagcccccttaagttaatactttgtagcgccaccttttgctgcgattacagctgtaagtcgcttggggtatgtctctatcagttttgcacatcgagagactgaaatttttgcccattcctccttgcaaaacagctcgagctcagtgaggttggatggagagcatttgtgaacagcagttttcagttctttccacagattctcgattggattcaggtctggactttgacttggccattctaacacctggatatgtttatttgtgaaccattccattgtagattttgctttatgttttggatcattgtcttgttggaagacaaatctccgtcccagtctcaggtcttttgcagactccttcaggttttcttccagaatggtcctgtatttggctccatccatcttcccatcaattttaaccatcttccctgtccctgctgaagaaaagcaggcccaaaccatgatgctgccaccaccatgtttgacagtggggatggtgtgttcagggtgatgagctgtgttgcttttacgccaaacataacgttttgcattgttgccaaaaagttcgattttggtttcatctgaccagagcaccttcttccacatgtttggtgtgtctcccaggtggcttgtggcaaactgtaaacgacactttttatggatatctttaagaaatggctttcttcttgccactcttccataaaggccagatttgtgaagtatacgactgattgttgtcctatggacagagtctcccacctcagctgtagatctctgcagttcatccagagtgatcatgggcctcttggctgcatctctgatcagtcttctccttgtatgagctgaaagtttagagggacggccagttcttggtagatttgcagtggtctgatactccttccatttcaatattatcgcttgcacagtgctccttgggatgtttaaagcttgggaaatctttttgtatccaaatccggctttaaacttctccacaacagtatctcggacctgcctggtgtgttccttgttcttcatgatgctctctgcgctttaaacggacctctgagactatcacagtgcaggtgcatttatacggagacttgattacacacaggtggattctatttatcatctttagtcatttaggtcaacattggatcattcagagatcctcactgaacttctggagagagtttgctgcactgaaagtaaaggggctgaataattttgcacgcccaatttttcagttttttatttgttaaaaaagtttgaaatatccaataaatttcgttccacttcatgattgtgtcccacttgttgttgattcttcacaaaaaattacagtttcatatctttatgtttgaagcctgaaatgtggcaaaaggtcgcaaagttcaagggggccgaatactttcgcaaggcactgtaagtgttGGAAAGTGAGCGAACAGTTTGCTCttcatttgttttgaaaacaaaatgagcTTGACTTTGAAAGCTTTCACATTGGAATACAATTTGTGAACAAACACATCCTTGCCCTGCAGCTTCACATTAAGTTAATTCAAATGTGCCATGATATCCACACCAAAAGCGAGGTCACACACCCAGTTTGAATTCCTTAATTCCGGGAAATCGTTTTCTTTCCCTTGCATTTCCAAGAAAATGTTAATTTCATCTCTAAGCTCCCACACTCGCTGCAACACCTTTCCTAAACTGAGCCAGCGGACATTCGTATGATAAAGTAAGTCCTGGTGTTCAGCATCAGTGTCCTCAAGAAGGGAAATGAATTGCCGATGATTAAGCCCCCTTGCTCTAATGTAGTTCACTATTTTCACTGCTGTGTGAACAACATGATCTATGTCCAGAACATTTTTGCAGAGTGCCTCCTGATgtatgatgcagtgcagaaaaatGATTTCTTTCTCAGAATCTACATCTTTTACTTTGTCCTCAATTCTTTTTAAAAGTCCTACTTTTTTCCCAGTTAAATTTGGCGATCCATCTGTGGTCACATTTGCGAGTTTACTCCAGGGGAGCTTCAGACGTTCAAGGCAACCAGACACCCTCTCATACAAATCCAATCCCTTTGTTGTGCCTTTCATTGATTCCATAGATAAAAATTCCTCTGTGATTTCAAATTTGTTGTTAATTCCTCTCACAAAAATCAAGAGCTGCGCTGTGTCCTTTATGTCAGTACTATCATCGAGAGCTAACAAAAACAGCGTGAAGCACTGTGCTTTCCTGTTCAACTGAGAGGCCAAGTCTTCATCAATTACTTCAATACGGCGAGCAACAGTTCTTCGTGACAAACTAATATTCTCAAACGTATTTTTGTATTCAGGACACAGCATGCCAGCAACATCGACCATGCATTGTTTCAAAAACTCCCCTTCAGCAAACGGCTTATTTTGTTTAGCTATCTTGAATGCCAAAACATAACTTGCCTTCGTAGTGGCTTCCTGAACCGCAGCTTGTCGCACAAAAATGTTTTGCTGAGATTTTAAATTAGAAGCGAGTTTCTGAGCTTTTCTTGACTTTTCTTCTGTTGTTAAGTTGCTGCCATAATTAGGATGTTTCGTTGTAAAATGGCGATTCAAATTGTACTCCTTGAACACAGCGATGCTCTCTTGACAAATCAGGCATACAGCCTTCGAGTCGACGTTTGtgaaaaaatatttctcaatCCACTCTTTTTTGAAAACTCGACACTCACTGTCCACTTTTCTTCTCTTTGAAGTGCTCATTTTTCTTCAGaaagcataaaaacaaaaacctagctgctGCAATTCAAACAGCTGTTTCGCAAGCTTGCATGCACTGTAGCAAAGATGAATAAACGTCATACACTGCGCCCCACGTGAGACGTTGCAAAGCGCTTTGTTTTTGGCAATgcaatctctgtctgtgtcggtCGTGAATTAGCCTAGTAAATTAGTAAATTAGTTATTTCTATAACCCAAATCAATCAATAACATGGATCGATTTAAtggatttttatatttgtattatttatagtaaTCTAGTACTTTTATTGTTAAAACACAAGGAAGCTCGCGGGCCGGATGAAAAGCTCTCGCGGGCCGGATTTGGCCCGCGGGCCATAGTTTGCCCACCCCTGATCTAGGGTGTTACCACAATATCCTTCTATCTTACCATTGAAACTACATTCATATCCAAGTGCAATCAAAAGTTACACTTgaacatatgaatatatattcTACAGTAATCATCGAATTCTGGCTATACATATGATTGATTCATTCGGCACATGATTTAATCTTTTGACAATATTTCATTTTGATTCAATCTTATCATATATCGGTGCTATTCAGtcgaaatcaaaataaataagtcTTGTTGAAAgtaatactttattttattttaaagttacaaaaataagaagtagattgtattagattgtagtaattaatttacaatatataataAAGTATCATACTAAGtatgttttagaaaaaataaccATATATTCAGTTAAGATTCTAAATATATTCAACATTCAACAGTGCATTATTATATTTTATCATGAATAGGTTAATATTACTTCATACTcaatttaaacagaattaatcATACAATTGATTTATGCACCATGGAAATTAATAAGTTTAGTTACCAATCCTTAAAAGTGAAGAAAGTTAAAACAATGAAGAATTACTGCATATAGATTTCGCCTTGTGGTTAAAAGCGTTTCAGTTTTAGAAACTTGAGGTCCTCAATTTGTAGTACTCTTCACAGTTAAaggattttgaagaaaaaaacaagatagATTTTTCTTCAGGACTCCATATACCACGATGCAAAGAAGCCACACACCAAAAGGTTTCCTCTTCCTGTATGCTTAAGATGGTGCTTGTTACAGCAAGGAAGTGCCAATTcgattagatttaaaaaaaaaactttggtttCAAGTAACTTCAGTATTGTTTGTTTGCTTCTTTGTGTATTTTAGCATATTTTTAGATTTAGTAGCAATAAAGTTTTCTTTATTCTTCATTTGAATTAAGATATTTTCTTCAAGAAGTCGTTTTCCAgcagctgtttttgtttgtacaCACTTAGATGTTTCCATGTTGGTTTTCCAAGAGACAGCTTTCTTTATTAAGATGGTTTCATTTTCAAAGAGAGACAGAGTTTTACTTTTGAGAGATTTCATTTTCCAATGAGAGCATCAGAGAGATATTTTCTTTTGAGATTTCCTTTTCCATTGAGATCCTGATTTTCAGTCTTGCAACATTGCAAATGGGCAGGACATGGTCAAGATTATCAAATCACAGAAGAGTTATCATTAGAATATTTTCCACTATCATTTCAATGATTGGCTGTTTTGAATGTAAGCAAGATTACATCATAAGTTCACTCCAATCTTCATTCGGACAAAGAGTTATAAATCTTACAAAATGTATTCAGTTAAAATACTCTTGTGAAATAACTTTTCCCAAGTTATACATTTTTACTTGataatcacatttctattttcctgATCTGATTTCACACAATGTAATACCAAATTAAATCATATACACACAATAATTATCatgcaaattaattaattagattTTTATCCATTTCCTGAAtgataaattacttaatttaGTAATTTAAGTAAGGTTTTTAATACACTAGATTTTCAATGTTTGTAAATGTACGAGTTCACAagaatactgtttttatttaaaaacagttaaCATATTTTCCCATTGAAAACAATggtaatttaattacaaactgaACTATCTCCAT encodes the following:
- the lcorl gene encoding uncharacterized protein lcorl isoform X5 → MAAQCRSSKCTAERKGFRRELESWRHKLVHCVGFESILEGLYGPRLLRDLSIFEDCEPDEVKDWSMDENCSFCKLQIEKVNDNIPTLGSSQTPPTEESLSQGQSNTEQIECQAEKILHAIFQKKDLPQNCDLNIPLVAQELMKKMIHQFAIEYASKSYHIQETNVSCADLDSVCSSLQQPQDQDGPLDLTVNRNQQNVEQVDGVLDLSKKTSATSASMSSNVASGSRVPVDVDPLPHLESTDEKLDLRRTALEMVMSSLCLYHKQLLLNMLRYMYEDYSFSAIQNKDYNRPFSYSDTCFCSFGNKVHQEIHSFREHKMTDRRCVQSCRVNAYSVPNFCICLKNLHCLSCQSTAIGCINKMVSHRSCDAYSHYRCSCSYQNYSCAATTATNPPFTRLKMCNQLEANNDCCRRSPSPPPLSPIAIDNTDKYGERSTSCPVLVHNRSEISSNLSPSHLPHDKESNVDFLTDVHEKKSNKETNRTPQPEGKIQPANEEGDACSEYPEEQLEQTESGSLIHDLMERINKKLKPLEKESSLANLAANENVEENENIHLGDIITAILQKDNGKNDYNLKELLIQHEQCVENKTIQTHFCRRHSLDLPSSRRQALQIKREIASHDQSFVRRNPAVERNEKKTDNKSSLAPSMETMSLISDPENVSAKNGQPANDKQVPFCELPSLGDPVKMSPYESSYSTTESHPEMSISTVTLETPHKSGDVNAVEDKQKNVEAKGTFKPENVGGSRRAQRNIVPPERLSMYVTEPRKMYLAACFPESLFIQKSPKVKRNSLACGSNSAATNAPCNGIFTQWKDQIKNCEAANVTPGLIKQALPENVPLNLCNRLTRRNKVREPAVPKEANASKSSSITCNEKDGTKQCAQKRKRHFVSSSSILLRSSVTHVKENAQSNSNSTESSENCSSITNSSSSISKTDLQTVSDSFENNSLLTYTSPIRLMYFSQINSSDGVKYKLTSSFSNTSKEGGSLSPCFESVVNGEEANVLQETRNDEKAMYSQNCEAGNDGVGTNKDVYATEAERALSSNEKNSECDDQKEKENHPGAHVEKKDFVLKRKPGRPKKLGPQIEQRVKRPIGRPPKHKRECCESVSSKSDAVDNSSADCSLAKDYECNNKTIKVTVVYGRSRRIKRLVSEGDDNISKDTDFQNDSCENQRENEDSEADLEEPYRSDHSNQTSEKKVEDNHFDFVRPVTDKDGAPRSSSNIICQNQKVMAAMRKPGRPAKVKISGISVTVNTVSPKQRKICICRELSDVLDEESEPIKLEFDDNQSATKEQAVKLPSSDNSVGQLENEDKKVRNKKNPVLPVRYSNRVRKPSIHFLHSVATSSAFSHSNALLLKSRKLLLNKADNETTRHRLASLEVPSNDTSEVTSLETENKNPLTEQVNFSHVFELPANSIFASNAALRWWSISTSRDHLQEELHRRFQQITNSWHSVDIGELGNEQRERESTVQDRTWAMPRSELQENQVSAVKMLFQKHCDMNKLSAWFMQTTETQSLAIVRKTNACNPSKVLHYKCTRAANRAGICPNPLAECLSKRIKKFAQASPTSPARHFQMQDTMRKRRLHVRRRLLLGKQGTTTSTILNKQTKTFGENTMRRNEKDPWRRKSKFMYRAIIYKRLARRKNTLALPLVKTSPDIQTENHETTQLFPDTMPSSFIGIQSHSLNLSTTTGKLNIQQQQQSTTEELDPEEKICTNRWSPETFKECRVFLTKLNPPEKQKNSNIQSQNPVLDKSVKAGSSKTDCAIEESNLCTVKLYDVLSASKCVFPVNKEREDQTSKLENETSRKKVASEGTRHSPKRNVICKQTNNDEPLCDKSNRNFETGTITMLTRKRTSLNTRLEEAAKKRRQSLNGWPSGRNSHWLLGPLKPM